The sequence below is a genomic window from Paenibacillus silvisoli.
CAAGCGACGAGGTGGAATCGCTAGAGCAGCTTTACACCGTCTTGCAGCAGCTCATTCGAGGCGGATACTCGCCGTCGGAGCGCGATATCGCCTACGCCTTGGATTTGTCCAAGACGATGCAGGCGGATCAGCTGCTCGATCTCTTCAAAGCGGAAATTACGACCACGTTTAGAGGAAAACCGATTCGGGTAAAAACGATCGGTCAACGGCACTATGTCAAAACGATCAAGAAATTGGACATCGTATTCGGCATTGGCCCGGCCGGTACGGGCAAAACGTATTTGGCCGTCGTGCTCGCCGTTGCCGCGCTGAAGGAAGGCTCCGTGAAACGGATCGTTCTGACGCGTCCGGCTGTCGAAGCGGGCGAAAATCTCGGCTTCCTGCCAGGCGATCTGCAGGAGAAGGTAGACCCGTATTTGCGGCCGCTGTACGATGCGCTGCATGACGTGCTTGGACCCGACCAGACGACGAAGGCGTTCGAGCGCGGGCTGATCGAAGTGGCGCCGCTCGCTTATATGCGGGGGCGGACGCTGGAGGATTCATTCATTATTTTGGACGAAGCGCAGAACACGACGCCGGAGCAGATGAAAATGTTTCTGACGCGGCTCGGATTCGGCTCGAAGATGGTCATTACCGGCGACGTCACCCAGATCGACCTGCCGCGCGGCAAGCGCTCGGGCTTGATCGAAGCGGAACGCATTTTGCGGGATATCCCGGAAATCGGCTTCATCCAGTTTTCCGAACAGGATGTCGTCCGTCATTCGCTTGTTCAAAAAATCATTACCGCTTACAATATCGATGCTGAGGCGCAAATCGAAAGATAAGCGCCAGGGCGTACAGAATCAGGTCTGCGCATGCGGACGCAATCGGTCCGCCGCTGAAGGAAGCCGAAGACGGCCCGGGCGGCGGGCGCGGTACATATAGGGTCCAGAGCGATCGTCTCTGGGTCCCCCTTTGCGGGGGATATCGGGATGCGGAAGTATCCTTAGGGGGATGTGCAGTTTTAGGAGGATATCAACCATGGTAAATCAGCATGCCAACCCGGATGATTCGAAAGCTTCTTCCGGATGGAGTGTATGGAAGCACAGCGCAGCGGTTCGCTGGGTGCTGCTGCTTCTGTTTGTTTTGCTATTTTATTTCTCTCTGGCTCCTCGCCTGCTCCCTGAAACGTACGATATCGAGCTTGGCAAAGCAAGCTACCGCGACATTGAAGCGCCTTTCGAAATCAAGGACGAGAAAGCGACGCTGCAAGCGCAGGAGCTTGCGGCCGATCGGGTTGAGCCGATTTATTCGATCGTGGCGCTCCGCAGCGAAGTGCTGCTGGAGCAAATTTTCGCGCGGATGGAGCAGCTGAACCAGGACGATCAAGTGACGCTGGAAAATAAGGTGTCCATTTACCGGAATGAAATTCCGCAGCTGTACAACGATTATGTGGACCATTTCGTGGCCAACAACCGCGGCAACGGCACCTATAACGACACGCTGCTGGAAGAGATGGCGACTGCGGTCAAGGCCCAGGCGTATCGCATCCCGGAGGAAACCTATTATAAATTGCCGACCTTATCGCCGATTCAATTGAACGACATGCATCAGGTCGGCGTGGCGATCGTCCGCAAGCTGATGAGCGATTCGCTTCGCGAGGCGGAGACGGCGCGGACGAAGGTGGCGGAGCTGGTCAACGCAAGCTCGCTGTCGGAGCGCAAGACGAGGGAAATCGTGCAGGAGCTTGCGAGATACGCGATTATGCCGAACAAGTTCCTCGATAAGGAAGCGACCAATGACGCGAAGGTCGCCGCCAAGGAAAATACGTCCCCTGTCGTGGTGAAGCAAGGCGACTTGATCGTCCGCAAGGGCGAAATGATCACGGAGGAGCTGTATGAGCGGCTTTCGTCCATCGGCGTTCTGAAGACGAAGAAGTCGTACTGGCCGCAGCTCGGTTTGCTGCTCATGTCCGTGCTGTTCCTTATCGTCATTTACAGCTACTTGGAGAAAGCGGGCGGCTTCAACGGAGGCGGGAATACGCGGTATAGCAATACGCAGCTATCGATGCTTCTGCTCATATTCCTGCTTAATATACTGGCGATGCATATCGTGCAGCTGACGCAGACGCAGGAAATGGCGTATGTCGGCTATCTTGCTCCTTCGGCAATGGGCGCGATGCTGATCGTGCTGCTGCTCGACATTCAAATCGCGGTCGTCAGCTCGTTCCTGTTCGCGATTATCGGCAGCGTTATTTTCAACATGGAATCCGGCCGGCTATTCGACTTTAATTATGGTTTTGTGACGGCGGTTATTTCGTTTGCGGCGATTTTCGCCATCCACCGGGCGAGCCAGCGTTCCACGATTTTGAAAGCGGGCATTATGGTCAGCCTGTTCGGTTCGGCTTCGGTGCTCGCGATACTGCTGCTCGGGGAACTGCCGGATAAATCGGAAATGATCATGACGGTGGCGTTCGCGTTTGCCAGCGGCCTGTTGACGGCTATTCTGGTCGTAGGCCTCATGCCGTTCTTCGAAGTGACCTTCGGCATTCTGTCCGCGCTGAAGCTCGTCGAGCTGTCCAATCCGAACCATCCGCTGCTGCGCAAGCTGCTGACGGAAACGCCGGGCACGTACCACCACAGCGTCATGGTCGGCAATTTGTCGGAGGCCGCGGCGGAAGCGATCGGAGCAAACGGACTGTTGTGCCGCGTGGGCTCGTTCTATCACGATATCGGCAAGACGAAGCGTCCAAGTTATTTTATCGAAAATCAGACAAACTATGAGAATCCGCATGATTCGATCGAGCCGAAGCTGAGCAAATCGATCATCATCGCGCATGCGCGCGACGGCGTGGAGATGCTTCGCAACCATAAGCTGCCGAAGCCGATCCGCGATATTGCCGAGCAGCATCACGGCACGACGTGTTTGAAATATTTTTACCATAAGGCTTACAAGTTGGCGGAGGAAGCGGGCGTCGAGCCCGATTTCACCGAGGAAGATTTCCGATATCCCGGGCCGAAGGCGCAGTCGAAGGAAGCGGCGATCGTCGGCATCGCGGATTGCGTGGAAGCGGCCGTCCGAAGCTTGCGGAGCCCGACGGTCGAGCAGGTGGAATCGATGATCCACAAGATCATCAAAAGCCGGCTGGACGACGATCAGTTCAACGAGTGCGATCTGACGCTCAAGGAGCTGGAGAAAATCGCGCAAACGCTGAAAGAAACGGTTATCGGCATTTTCCACTCGCGCATCGAATACCCGGAAGACGTTAAACAAAAGGAGCGGCTGGCATGAGCTTGCAATTGGAATGGAGCAACAATCAAACGAAAATCGATATTCCCGAATCGTTCTACGGCGTGCTGGAGCAGCTGCTGCAGCTGGCGGGCAAAGCGGAAGGCTTGACGGAAGGCGAGGTGGCGCTCACGATCGTGGACGATGAAGAGATTCATCAACTGAATCGAGAGTACCGGAACATCGACCGTCCGACGGACGTGCTTTCGTTCGCGATGCAGGAGGAGACGGACGAGGAGCTCGAAATTATTTACGAGGTCGAGGATGAAAGCGAGCAGGTGCCGTTTGAAGGCATGCTCGGCGACATTATTATTTCGGCCGAACGGGCCAAACTACAAAGCGAAGAGTACGGCCATTCGCTGGAGCGCGAGCTCGGCTTTCTGTTCGTTCACGGCTTTCTGCACTTGATCGGCTACGATCATCAGGACGACGCGAGCGAAGCCGTCATGACGGAGAAGCAGGAAGCGGTCCTTTCGCAGCTGGGCTTAACCCGTTAATGCGGCGGTTACTCCGCAGCTTCGGTTATGCCGGCAGCGGCATCGTCTCGGCCGTTTCCAGCCAAGCCAATATGCAGATCCATGTGGTTTGCGCCGTTATCGTGAATGCGGCCGGGCTGCTGATCGGGCTGTCGCGCATGGAGTGGATCGTCATCATTGCCGCGCAGACGGCGGTGCTTGCCGCAGAGCTGATGAACACGGCCGTCGAGCATGTGGTCGACCTGGTCAGCCCTGAGAAGCATCCGCTGGCCAAGGCGGCCAAGGATACGGCAGCCGGAGGCGTGCTGCTCACCGCAATCGGGGCCGTTATTATCGGCCTGTTTGTGTTTATTCCGCATTTATGATCCTAATCTCATCAAAGGAGCGACATCCATGGCTTCGAATCCGAATCAATTAACGCCGGTATGGGAGCAGCTGCAGAAGCAGGCGGTGGAAGCCGCCAGCCGGGCTTACGTACCGTATTCCAACTTTAGGGTGGGCGCGGCGCTGCTGGATGCGGAAGGCGGGGTTCATTTTGGCTGCAACGTCGAAAACGCTGCCTATAGTCCGACGAACTGCGCGGAGCGTACGGCGCTGTTTCGCGCCATTGCGGACGGCCACCAAGCGGGCTCGTTCGAGGCGATCGCGGTTGTCGGCGACACGGACGGACCGATTACGCCATGCGGCGTATGCCGGCAGGTGCTCGTGGAGCTATGCCCGCCGGACATGCCTGTCATTATGAGCAACATGAAAGGAGATTGGCGCGTCGCGACCGTAGCGGAGCTGCTGCCGGGCGCCTTCTCATCGAATGATTTAACGAAAGCTTAGGGGGCGCAAGCTGCGTCCCGGAAGGGGATAACGGAACAACACATGAATTCATCATCGTCGGGATCGAAAGGATCCAAGCAGAAATACCATTCCGGGTTTGTCGCGATCATCGGCAGACCGAACGTCGGCAAATCGACGTTGATCAATGAGGTTATCGGCCAGAAAATCGCGATTATGTCGGACAAGCCGCAGACGACGCGCAACAAAATTCACGGCGTGTATACGACGGATAACTCGCAAATCGTGTTTCTCGATACGCCGGGCATTCATAAGCCGACGTCCAAGCTCGGCGACTTTATGGTTAAATCGGCCGTCGGCACGCTGGGTGAAGTGGATGCGGCGCTGTTTTTGATCGACGTTTCCGAAGGGCTCGGCGGGGGCGATCGCTTCATTATCGAAGCGCTAAAGAAAGTGAATACGCCGGTGTTCCTCGTCATGAACAAGATCGACAAAATCGAACCGGAAGCGCTGCTGCCGCTCATCGTGCAGTATAAGGACCTGTACGACTTCGCGGAGGTCGTGCCGATTTCCGCGCTGCAGGGCAATAACGTGAATACGCTGCTGAAGGTACTAAGCGGCTATTTGCCGGAAGGTCCGCAATATTATCCGGCCGATCAAGTGACCGACCATCCGGAGCAATTCGTCTGCGCGGAGCTCGTCCGCGAGAAAATTCTTCATCACACCCGCGAGGAGGTGCCGCATTCGATCGCGGTTGCCATCGAAGATATGCGCGTGCAGGAAAATGGCGTCGTTTATATCGGTGCGGTGATCTACGTCGAACGCGATTCCCAGAAAGGGATCGTCATCGGCAAGCAAGGCGCGCTGCTGAAGCAGGTCGGCAAGGAAGCTCGCCGCGATATCGAGACGCTGCTGGGCTCCCGCGTTTTCCTTGAGCTATGGGTGAAAGTGAAGAAGGATTGGCGCAACCAGGATCGGGTGCTTAAAGATCTGGGCTTTAGAAACGACTAACTGCCTTTTTTCCTTTACTTGTCTGGCATAGCGGCGGCGTCTTCATCGCATCCTAATCCGTGAGCAACATTTCTGAGCGCGGAAAGGATGAATACGAATGCGAGATTTTTCGTGGAAGTATTTTACGCTGACCGGGGATGTGGAAGCTTTTATGCTTTACAGGGAGATGGACGAGCAGGCTGCGGCTCAAGAAGCTGCAAGCAGCGAAGAAGAGGGAGAAGCTATACCCGAAGCGGACGGCGGCGTTTAAGCTGCCCGTTTCGCAAGGTTAGGGGAGAGGCGAAGATGCAGTACCGGGTCGAAGGCATTGTCATACGCAGCATTGATTATGGGGAAGGCAACAAAATCATTACGCTGCTCACAAATACGCACGGCAAGGTTGGCATTGTCGTGCGTGGTGCCAAAAAAGTAAAAAGCCGTCACGGATCGCTTGCCCAGCTATTTACGCATGGGGAATTTTTATTTTTCCGGAACAGCGGTTTAGGGACGTTATCGCATGGTGAGATTATCGAATCTCACCATCTTTTGCGTGAGCATTTGGATAAAGCGGCCTATTCTTCTTATGCGGCGGAATTGGTAGACCGGGCGCTGCAGGAGGAGGACACGGGCAATTTTATATACGAGCAGCTCAAGGCATGCTTGGCGGCCTTTAGCGAAGGCAAAGATTTCGTCGTCACGCTCGCGCTGTTCGAGATGAAAATACTTGTCGCGGCAGGGTACGCGCCGGACTTCGATGCTTGCATCTCATGCGGCAATGAGAGCGGTCCCATGGCGCTAAGCGTTCGAGGCGGCGGCATTCTCTGCAGCCGGTGCCGCTACAAGGATATGGAGGCCATCGAGCTGAGCGAAGGAGCGCTGAAGCTGCTGCGGTTGTTCCGGCAGCTCGATATGCGCCGCCTCGGATCGATCGCGGTAAAGGAAGAGACGAAGCAGCAGCTGAAGCACATTATGCGGGCGTTGATGGATACGCATATCGGCTTGCAACTGAAGTCGCGCTCCTTCTTGGATCAGATGGACCGCTATTCGCTTTAATCAGACAGAAGGCAGAAGGGGATGGATGCCGCAGTGGCACCGCAGTCAACGCAGCCCAAACAGTCTACGCCGAAAATATGGTCGCTGACCTGGCCGATCATGATCGAGATGATGCTGCAATTTATGCTGGGCACGGCCGACACGCTCATGGTCAGCCGGATATCGGACGATGCCGTAGCCGTCGTCGGCATATCGAATATGTTTTTCAACGCCGTCATTATATTGTTTACGCTTGTGACAAGCGGCGCCGGCATCTTGATCGCCCAGAAGCTCGGGGCCGGGAAGCAAGGCGATGCGCGTAAAATCGGCATCATGTCCGTATCCATCACCGCGATCATTGGCGTCATTATTAGTGCGCTGCTTATTTATGGGACGCCGTTCTTCGCGGCCGCGCTGCAAGTACCGTTAAATCTTAGAGACCTTTCGCATACATACATGTCCATCGTCGGCGGCGGCATGGTTATTACCGCGCTGAACCTGTCGATGAGCACCGCGGTCGAAATACGGGCAATACCCGTTCGCCGATGTATATCGCGCTGGGCATGAACGCGCTGCATGTCTTCCTGAACTATTGCTTTATTTTCGGCGCGTTCGGGTTCCCTGAATGGGGACTTATGGGCGTCGCGATCTCTACGGTTGTCAGCAGAACGGTTGCTCTCGGCTTCCAGCAGCATCTGTTCCGCCATGCTTTCGGCGCGCCTGTGCTGCTGCGCGAATTCCGCCGTTTCCATGCGAAGCTGCTCAAGGAAGTGATGAAGATCGGCTGGCCGATCAGCGTAAACGGCGCATCGTGGACGTTCTCGCAGGTCGTCATCTTCAGCATCATCGCATCGATGGGCGAGCAGCCGCTTGCCGCGCGCACGTATATGAACACGATGGAGTCGTTCGCCTTCACCTTCGGCTGGTCGCTCGCGCTTGCCGCGCAAATTCAGATCGCGCATCTGTATGGCGCAAGGAAACTAAGGCAAGCCTACTACGGTGCGTATCGCGCTCTTGGGTTCGGCGTGATCGTCGTGCTCGCCAACACGGGTTTACTGCTGCTATTCCGCTCGTCGATTATTTCCACGTTTACTGCGGACCCGTGGATCATCGATATGGCGGTTTCGCTCCTCTGGCTCAATCTGGCGCTGCAGCCCGGCAAAATGCTTAACATGGCACTCGGACAATCGCTTGGCGCTGTCGGCGACTCGCGGCGGGTCATGACCTATTCGCTTCCGAGCATGTGGCTAGTCGCGGTCGGCGTTTCCTATGTGCTGGCGGTGCCGCTGCATTGGGGGCTGTACGGCATTTATGTCGGGATGATCGGCGACGAGTATTTGCGGGGGACGCTATGTTATTTCAGATGGCGGAGACATCGCAAACATCTGCTGCTCGCGGAAGCGTTCCGGGAACCGGCGGCTGTCCGAGGCGCTGGCGCGGATCAAAGCACCGGAGCCGTCCCGTTATAAACAATCGGGGTTAGGCAAGCTCACCGTTGACAGGGCAGGATAGAATTGCTAAGATAGGATATTATGAAAGTGGAACGATGAAGGAGAAAGTAGTCGGGTTCGGTCGTCAGACACCAGCGAGCCGGGGAGCGTGAAAGCCCGGTCGGACGTACGCGATGAAGGGCACTCCGGAGTTTCGGATCGTTTTGGAAAAGCGGGTTTTCGGGCTTTAAACAGCCTTGAAGGCCAAGTAGGGTGGAACCGCGGGAGCGCTCAAGCTTTCGTCCCTACGTCTGACAACAGACGTAGAGGCGGGAGCTTTTTTATATGCCTTTACACTGCCAACTATTCGATAGGAGATGGATGAAGACATGAACTTTCAAAACATGATTTTGACGCTGCAGCAGTTCTGGGCGGAGCAAAATTGCATTCTCGTACAGCCGTACGACACCGAGAAAGGCGCGGGTACGATGAACCCGATGACCTTCCTTCGCTCGATCGGTCCTGAGCCATGGAACGTCGCCTACGTGGAGCCTTCCAGACGTCCGGCGGACGGCCGTTACGGCGAAAACCCGAACCGGTTGTATCAGCATCACCAGTTCCAAGTTATTTTGAAGCCGTCTCCGGACAACATTCAGGAGCTGTATCTGGAAAGCCTGAAGCGTCTTGGCATCGACCCGCTGCACCACGACATCCGTTTCGTTGAAGACAACTGGGAATCCCCAACGCTCGGCGCATGGGGTCTTGGCTGGGAAGTATGGCTGAACGGCATGGAAATTACGCAGTTCACGTATTTCCAACAGGTCGGCGGCATTGATGCCAATCCGGTCGCAGTCGAAATTACGTACGGTATGGAGCGCTTGGCTTCCTACATTCAAGAGAAAGAAAATGTGTTCGATCTGGAGTGGGTGGACGGCGTTACTTACGGCGACGTATTCCTGCAGCCGGAATTCGAACATTCGAAATATACGTTCGAAACGTCCGACACGGCGATGCTGTTCTCGCTGTTCAATATGTACGAGGAAGAAGCGAAGAAAACGATGGAGCATAAGCTCGTTTTCCCGGCTTACGATTACGTCTTGAAATGCTCGCATACGTTCAACCTGCTCGACGCCCGCGGCGCGATCAGCGTAACGGAGCGTACGGGCTACATTATGCGCGTTCGCAACCTTGCCCGCGCCTGCGCGGCAACGTACTTGGAAGAACGCGAGCGTCTTGGCTTCCCGCTGTTGAAGAAAGGAGTGATCGATAATGGCTAAGGACCTGCTGCTGGAAATCGGACTTGAAGAGGTGCCGGCACGTTTCGTACGCGGCGCCATGAATCAACTGAAGGAGAAGACGGCTAAATGGCTGGATGCGGCACGCATCGGTCACGGCGCGGTCGAAGCGTACGCAACGCCTCGCCGCCTTACGGTTCTCGTTCGCGACGTCGAGGAGAAGCAAGCGGACGTGAACGAAGAAGTGAAAGGCCCTTCCCGCAAAATCGCTCTGAACGAACAAGGCGAATGGAGCAAAGCGGCGCTCGGCTTCGCCCGCAGCCAAGGCGTTGCGCCGGAAGATTTCTTCTTTAAAGAGCTTGCCGGCGTCGAATACGTGTACGCCAACAAGAGCAGCATCGGCACGGTAACGAGCGACGTGCTGCCGGAAGGCTTGAACGCCATCATCACATCCATGTCATTCCCGAAAAATATGCGCTGGGGCGGCTACGACCTGCGTTTCGTCCGTCCGATCCGCTGGCTGGTCGCGCTGTTCGGCGAAGAAGTCGTACCGCTTGAGATTACGGCCGTCCAAAGCGGCAAGCAGTCGCGCGGCCATCGTTTCCTGGGCAGCGATACGATCATTGCCGAGCCTTCGCAATACGTGGAGCGCCTGAGAGAGCAGCAAGTAATCGTGGATACCGCCGAGCGCGAGGCGCTGATCGTGTCCCAGATCAATGCGCTTGCCGCCGAGAAGGGCTGGCAAATCGCCATTAAAGAAGATCTTCTGGAGGAAGTCGTCTTCCTCGTCGAATATCCGAACGTTCTGTTCGGAACGTTTGACCCTTCGTTCCTGAACATCCCGCAGGAAGTGCTGATTACGTCGATGAGAGAGCATCAGCGCTACTTCCCGGTTCTGGACGACAATGGCAAGCTGCTTCCGTTCTTCGTTACGGTGCGCAACGGCGACCTGACGTCGATCGAGTCCGTTGCCAAAGGCAACGAGAAGGTGCTTCGCGCACGTCTGTCGGATGCGAAGTTTTTCTATGCGGAAGACCAGAAGCTTGCGATCGCGGACGCGCTTGCGAAGCTCGAAACGATCGTATATCACGAGGAGCTCGGCACGGTAGCGGAGAAAGTGCGCCGCATCGTCGCGACGACGGAGAAGCTGGCGCAGGTGCTTAGCGCGGATGCGCAGACAGCTACGGACGCTGCCCGTACGGCGGCGATTTGCAAATTCGATTTGGTTACTCAAATGGTCTATGAATTCCCTGAGCTTCAAGGCATCATGGGCGAAGATTATGCACGCAAAGCAGGCGAGAGCGAAGCCGTCGCGAAAGCGATCAACGAGCACTATCAGCCTCGTTTCGCCGGCGACCGCGCGCCAGCGTCTTTGGTCGGCGCGCTGGTCAGCATCGCGGACAAAATCGACACCATCGTCGGCTGCTTCTCGATCGGCATTTTGCCGACCGGCTCGCAGGACCCTTACGCGCTGCGCCGTCAAGCGGCCGGCATCGTGCAAATCGTGCTCGCGCATGGCTTGAAGCTTCCGCTCAGCACGCTGTTCGATTTGTCGCTTGAGGTACATGGCGCGCGGACGATGAAACGCGATGCGGCCGAGATCCGTAAAGACCTTTATGAATTTTTCTCGCTGCGCGTGAAAAACGTGCTGACCGAGCAAAGCGTACGTTACGACGCCGTCGATGCGGTTATGGCCGTCGGTTATGACGATCTGCGCCAAACGGTCGATCGTGCCGCTGCGGTAATGGCCGCTGCCGCAGGCGAGCGCCGCGAAGAATTCAAAACCGTTGTCGACGCGCTTACCCGCGTGTGCAACCTTGCGGCGAAAGCAGCGTCAAAAGAAGTGAGCGAGTCGTTGTTCGCGGACGATGCGGAAGGCAATCTGTACCGCGCTTGGTCCCAGGTGCAAGCCGACATCCCTGCTTTGGTTGAAGAAGGCCGTACTGCCGAGGCGCTCGTTAAACTCGCTGGGTTGAAAGATCCGATCAACGCGTACTTCGACAAAGTCATGGTTATGGCCGAAGACGAAGCGATCCGCGCGAACCGGCTTGCGACGCTTGCGGCCATCGCGGGCAGCGTCACGAAAGTGGCGGATTTCAGCAAGCTGGTATGGTAGTGTCAAGACACATCCATTAGGGAGGGAATGAACATGGCTACGGACACGCAGCCTGAAGTGATTATTTACGTCGTTTCCGATTCCGCCGGCGATACCGGCGAGCTGGTCGTCAGGGCTGCCGTAGCCCAGTTTCATCCCATCAACGCGGACATCCGCCGGGCGCCGTTCGTTCATGACGAAACGTCGCTCGAACGGTTCGTGCTGCTGGCCAAGGAACAAGGCGCGATCATGCTGTACACGCTCGTCATACCGGGACTGCGCGAACGAATGGTCGAGTTTGCGGAGATCCATCAAGTGACCGCGATCGATTTGCTCGGTTCGCTTATTTCAAGCCTCGAGGAGAAGACGGGCCGCAAATCGCGTCAGGAGCCGGGCTTGAACCATGTGCTCGACGAGAACTATTTCCGCAAAGTAGAGGCCGTCGAATTCGCCGTCAAGTACGACGACATGCGCGATACGACGGGCATATTGAAAGCGGATATCGTTCTTGTCGGCGTATCGCGGACGTCGAAGACGCCGCTGTCCATGTATTTGGCCCATAAGCAGTACAAGGTCGCGAACGTGCCGCTTATGCCGGAGCTTGACCCGCCGGACGAGTTGTTTCAAATTCCGAAGGAAAAGGTCGTCGGCTTAACGATCAACATCGACTACTTGAACGGAATCCGCAAGGAACGGTTGAAGGCGCTCGGCTTGCCTGACAGCGCCGCCTATGCGACGACGGCTAGAATCGAGCGGGAGCTCAACTATGCGGCCCAAATAACCGACCGGATCGGCTGCATGGTGATCGACGTTTCCCATCGGGCCGTCGAAGAAACCGCGAGCTTGATTCTGGAATACATTGAATCCAATTGATGTCCGGATGGGTGCAGGATTTTTTGGTTATTTGCCGTATATAATAGTACGGTAGTTACAAGAAGATGCGGTGATGCAGGCAATGACGGCAATACCAACGATTGTAGTAGATGCTG
It includes:
- the glyS gene encoding glycine--tRNA ligase subunit beta codes for the protein MAKDLLLEIGLEEVPARFVRGAMNQLKEKTAKWLDAARIGHGAVEAYATPRRLTVLVRDVEEKQADVNEEVKGPSRKIALNEQGEWSKAALGFARSQGVAPEDFFFKELAGVEYVYANKSSIGTVTSDVLPEGLNAIITSMSFPKNMRWGGYDLRFVRPIRWLVALFGEEVVPLEITAVQSGKQSRGHRFLGSDTIIAEPSQYVERLREQQVIVDTAEREALIVSQINALAAEKGWQIAIKEDLLEEVVFLVEYPNVLFGTFDPSFLNIPQEVLITSMREHQRYFPVLDDNGKLLPFFVTVRNGDLTSIESVAKGNEKVLRARLSDAKFFYAEDQKLAIADALAKLETIVYHEELGTVAEKVRRIVATTEKLAQVLSADAQTATDAARTAAICKFDLVTQMVYEFPELQGIMGEDYARKAGESEAVAKAINEHYQPRFAGDRAPASLVGALVSIADKIDTIVGCFSIGILPTGSQDPYALRRQAAGIVQIVLAHGLKLPLSTLFDLSLEVHGARTMKRDAAEIRKDLYEFFSLRVKNVLTEQSVRYDAVDAVMAVGYDDLRQTVDRAAAVMAAAAGERREEFKTVVDALTRVCNLAAKAASKEVSESLFADDAEGNLYRAWSQVQADIPALVEEGRTAEALVKLAGLKDPINAYFDKVMVMAEDEAIRANRLATLAAIAGSVTKVADFSKLVW
- a CDS encoding pyruvate, water dikinase regulatory protein, which produces MATDTQPEVIIYVVSDSAGDTGELVVRAAVAQFHPINADIRRAPFVHDETSLERFVLLAKEQGAIMLYTLVIPGLRERMVEFAEIHQVTAIDLLGSLISSLEEKTGRKSRQEPGLNHVLDENYFRKVEAVEFAVKYDDMRDTTGILKADIVLVGVSRTSKTPLSMYLAHKQYKVANVPLMPELDPPDELFQIPKEKVVGLTINIDYLNGIRKERLKALGLPDSAAYATTARIERELNYAAQITDRIGCMVIDVSHRAVEETASLILEYIESN